Part of the bacterium genome, TATTCCCTTGATTTCCTCAACCAGGATTGACAAGAAATTCTATTTCCTTGAGGATTATGACATTTCAACAGATAGGAGGATTTATAAAAAAAGGGCATCTACTTCCTCGCATTTGGGGATAAATAATAGCCTCGGTGAGATTAAATGGAAGAAATATGGTGTTGGTCTTTCAACAACCTTTACATTGGATGCAAATGCAGGCTATGATAACCTTGACCAGAATGAGGAGACACTAAAAACATTACTATCCGTGTATAATGATTTCCATAAGGGGCTTTTGTTTAAGAGAAAAGGTCCAAATGGCGATTTATATTCAAAGGCAAAAAGGACATCTTCCTCTGATACAAGGGCATTTGGAATTACAGGAATATGGAAGCTCTATGAGCCTTTAACCACAGAGAGCAAGATTACATTGACATTAGAGGAGAAGGAGAATGGAATTTTATGGTCTGATACAATATCAAACTCAATAAACAATACACTAGACCTAATGAAGGCAAAACCAGGGCTTTCAAAGAGGTTTAACTCATCATCCCTTAAGGCAAATTATAAAATAGATTGGAGTCATCAATATACAAATATCGCTGAAAGGTCAATAAGTATCACCCATAATCCATATTTTGAATGGAATGCAGATTGGAAGAATAACCTGAAGACAACGAGTATTCTTAAAACAACATTTTCAAATTCAAAGGAGGCATCGGGAATTATTACAAAAAACCTTGAGGTTTATCCATCCCTATCTGGCACTTATGATTATACAAAGCCAGGGTTTTTAAATATTCCTTTTATTAAAAAGGCAATATCATTAGAGAGAAAGCTAAGCCTTACAGGAAAAATAGACACAAGCTTTAAGCGTAAAACAAAGGGAAAAATTCAAGAAATAAACGAAGACGATTACAAATTTGATGTATCTGGAACATACAAGATTCAAGAGAATACATCTGGAACACTAGGTCTTAACCTCTCATACTTTAAAGACAGGGTAAAGGCAGGAAGGGATTATCTCGGCTATGGCTCTTATGTAAGCCTTGAGTTTAGGTTTTAGGTAAAATGGTTTTTGGAATAAAATTCAAGTTAGCAGACATTCCGTAAAAATTTGGCAAATTTTAATGTAAGTGCTTGCAAATCAATAGGTTACAAATTTTCTGTCTCATGAATGTAAGTCTTTTATTTTCAAAGGGTTACAAAAAAATTACGGAACTCTACTATGTGCCAGGAAGCTATGTGACAATCCAGGCAGCAATAAATGCCTCAGCGAATGGGGATACCATTTATGTCTCTGCGGGAAGCTACCCTGAGGCAATTTATCTCAATAAAAATATTGCCTTGATTGGAATAAAATGATAAAATATCTTTAAGAAATAATATTTGGAGGTGAGGGAAAAATGGCATCAATTTGTGTAGAGATACCTGAGGAGGTCTCTGTGGGTATAAGGATACCTAAGGAAGAACTTCCTTCACAGATAAAGAAGATAGTAGCATTAGAGCTATATAGAAGAAAGGCTATTTCTTTAGGAAAGGCATGTCAGTTAGCAGAAATCTCAAAATGGGAGTTCTTTGAGTTAAATGAAAAAATGCAAATACCCCTTTACTACGACCAGGAAGACTGGGAAAGGGACAAAAAGATAGCAGAAAAAGAGGGGAAGAAATGATTGTAGTAGCAGATGCCACTTGCTTAATTGCCCTATGCAGGATTGAACGATTGGATATTTTAAGAAGACTCTTTGGGAAGGTGAACATTTGTGAGACAGTATATGATGAAGTAGTAATTGCTGGTAAAGATAGACCGGGAACAAAAGAAGTAAGGGAAGCAAAATGGATTGAAAGAAAATGGGTAAAGGATAAGATAGCGGTAAGATTACTTGAGAAAGATTTAGATAAAGGGGAGGCAGAGACTATTATTTTAGCCTCAGAAACAAATGCAAATTATGTTATCCTTGATGATAAAGAATCCTCTCAAATCGCCAAACTTCTTGGGTTAAATGTAATTGGAACAATTGGTCTTCTTCTTTTAGCGGATAGATTGGGAATAATTACTGATTTTAAGGATATGATGAAAAGATTACGCAAAGCTGGGTTTAGAATTAAAGATGAGTTGTATGATAAAATATTAAAGGAAATAGAGGTATAAGAAATGAAGAAGCTATTGGCTTTAGTGGTTTGGGGGTTAATTTGGGGGTTTGAGGCAAAGGCGGCGAATTCCCTGCGCCAGCCCAGTATGCAAAAATCCAACTTGCGATAATGAAGCAATAATTATAAAATATAAAAATTGGAAGGAAAAGATGGAACAAGAAAGTATAGAGGATTTAAGATAGTATTGGGGAGAATGGTTATTGTTTAGGAGGTGAATTTTGATGGAGACAAAGACCATAAAAATGGAATTGCCAAAGGATATTTTTCTGGCATTAAGGAAGTATGATAAGGATGTAGAAAAGGGATTAAGGGTTTTTTCCAGCCTTTTTCTTTTTAAGACAAGGAGGTTTTCTCTTGGTAAAGCAAAAGAATTGTCAGACCCTTCTCTCTCTGAGTTTATGGAGCTTACCAGGAGAGAAAGGATACCAATACGAGATTACAGCGAAGAGGAGATAAAGGAGGAGATAGAAGGAGCAAAGAGGATAGCCAAGAGATTAAGAACGAGGGAAAGATGATTGTAGTTTCAAATATGGATGAGCTAAAAGCCAAAGGGTTTTGGTTGAGCGATAAAGATTACGGGAGAATTTTAAAGGGGTTTCAAGAAAGATGAAAATAAAAGGGGTTATAATTAACTTGATTTTGGTGTTTAGGGTGGTTTCGCATTCCTTTGCAAAGCGAGATGCTACCCTATGTTTCTGATGGAAGCTATAAATTTACACACAAAGGAGGTAAAATTAAAATGGTCTACCGAGTTATAGTTGAAAAAGGGGAAGACTTTGGATATGTGGTGCATTGTCCAGCAATTCCTGGTTGTCATTCACAGGGAGAGACAATCGAGGAGGCAATAGCCAACATTAAGGATGCCATAGTAGGGTGTCTCTCTGTTTTAGGAGAAGATGTGTTGCTTAAAGGTCAAGAGATTGGGGTGATGGAGGTAGCTGTATAGTGGCAGTTCTGCCTGTTATTTCGGGAAGAGAGGCAATAAAAGGGTTTGAAAAGGCAGGTTGGTACATAGAGAGGCGGGCAAAAAGTAGACACATTATAATGAAAAAAGAGGGCGTAAAAACTACATTGTCCATTCCAGAACATCGGGTATTGGATAGAGGATTGCTTAGGTCTTTGATTAGAGATGCATACCTTTCGGTTGCAGAATTTAATGAGTTGTTGAAAGGATGAAGAAACTATTGGCTT contains:
- a CDS encoding type II toxin-antitoxin system HicB family antitoxin; the encoded protein is MVYRVIVEKGEDFGYVVHCPAIPGCHSQGETIEEAIANIKDAIVGCLSVLGEDVLLKGQEIGVMEVAV
- a CDS encoding type II toxin-antitoxin system HicA family toxin encodes the protein MVAVLPVISGREAIKGFEKAGWYIERRAKSRHIIMKKEGVKTTLSIPEHRVLDRGLLRSLIRDAYLSVAEFNELLKG
- a CDS encoding DUF3368 domain-containing protein, translating into MIVVADATCLIALCRIERLDILRRLFGKVNICETVYDEVVIAGKDRPGTKEVREAKWIERKWVKDKIAVRLLEKDLDKGEAETIILASETNANYVILDDKESSQIAKLLGLNVIGTIGLLLLADRLGIITDFKDMMKRLRKAGFRIKDELYDKILKEIEV
- a CDS encoding UPF0175 family protein; translated protein: METKTIKMELPKDIFLALRKYDKDVEKGLRVFSSLFLFKTRRFSLGKAKELSDPSLSEFMELTRRERIPIRDYSEEEIKEEIEGAKRIAKRLRTRER
- a CDS encoding UPF0175 family protein, which encodes MASICVEIPEEVSVGIRIPKEELPSQIKKIVALELYRRKAISLGKACQLAEISKWEFFELNEKMQIPLYYDQEDWERDKKIAEKEGKK